Proteins from a single region of Runella sp. SP2:
- a CDS encoding helix-hairpin-helix domain-containing protein, producing MKSLLFLSFGVGLVGTVSYAQEFRRREIDPTSFVQNLLPITAEDLNYGTVYENLIQLYTAPLDLNTCTREELAATYLLNERQLNRFFEYRTQFGNFLSIYELQAIPEFELALIYRLLPFVTVTPQNRKLWNGLTNPSDHYLLVRTEQLLEQKRGATADAPQSRDGTLQKFAGSPLQWYARYRYSRSRDFSFGITAEKDEGEAFSWKPSAHKYGPDFLSFHAQVQHRGRLKNLILGDYQLQVGQGLIYSAGFSLGKGMETVYTIRRPTTGIRPYTSVTETGFFRGIAATYSLGKRLELTTLLSRVRQSGTLTAQQTVSSFQTDGLFRIPNELQYRANLVEQNAGAHLVYHLDRGQLGATYLHTSFDYPLQKAEAPRNEFEFRGKHNHLLGLHGNYVWRNFHFFGETARSKSGGTGTVAGVLASLTKRWDASLLFRNFDRNFHSFYANAFGENSRNINEAGLYLGAKYSVHKRLKLATYVDLYRFPWYKYLVDKQPTKGWDYLVQGTWTPSKKWTLYAVYRQEQKERNIASDLSKQKFVTQTLRRTLVLNAEYAPHRSWSFRSRIQGGTFGYHGFEADKGWLVLQEVTAKWGKLAATARVSAYNTDSYDARQYAVEQDVLYAISMPAYYERGFRHFLLLRYSANAHTDIWLRVSRTTMPERDALSSYVDEIQGTNRTDIKCQVRYRF from the coding sequence TTGAAATCACTACTTTTTCTCTCGTTTGGGGTTGGCTTAGTTGGAACTGTTTCCTATGCGCAAGAATTTCGCCGCCGCGAAATTGACCCCACTTCATTTGTTCAGAACCTCCTGCCCATCACGGCAGAAGACCTCAATTATGGTACGGTCTATGAGAATCTGATTCAGCTCTACACTGCTCCACTCGACCTTAACACCTGCACGCGCGAAGAACTGGCTGCTACGTATCTTCTCAATGAACGTCAGCTCAATCGCTTCTTTGAGTACCGTACTCAGTTTGGAAATTTCCTGTCTATCTACGAGTTACAGGCTATTCCTGAGTTTGAGTTAGCACTGATTTACCGATTGCTCCCCTTTGTGACCGTCACTCCCCAAAATCGAAAGTTATGGAATGGATTGACCAATCCTAGCGACCATTATTTGTTGGTAAGAACGGAGCAACTTTTAGAACAAAAACGCGGAGCTACCGCAGATGCGCCCCAGTCACGCGATGGAACATTGCAGAAATTTGCGGGTAGTCCGCTGCAATGGTACGCTCGCTATCGCTACAGCCGAAGCCGCGACTTTAGTTTTGGCATTACGGCCGAAAAAGACGAAGGGGAAGCTTTTTCGTGGAAGCCTTCGGCGCACAAGTACGGCCCTGATTTTTTATCATTTCACGCCCAAGTACAGCACCGTGGGCGCCTCAAAAACCTCATTTTGGGTGATTACCAACTCCAAGTAGGACAAGGGTTAATTTATTCGGCGGGTTTTTCGCTGGGCAAAGGCATGGAAACCGTCTATACCATTCGTCGCCCCACGACAGGTATCCGTCCTTACACTTCTGTCACCGAAACGGGCTTTTTTCGCGGCATTGCGGCTACTTATTCTTTAGGCAAGCGCCTTGAACTTACCACGCTGCTTTCTCGCGTTCGGCAGAGTGGAACACTCACCGCCCAGCAAACCGTCAGCTCGTTCCAAACCGACGGGCTTTTTCGCATTCCTAATGAACTCCAATACCGCGCCAACCTCGTAGAACAAAACGCGGGAGCGCATTTGGTGTATCATCTTGACCGTGGGCAACTGGGTGCTACCTACCTTCATACTTCTTTTGACTATCCGTTGCAGAAGGCAGAAGCGCCACGCAATGAATTTGAATTTCGGGGAAAACATAATCACCTTTTGGGATTGCATGGCAACTATGTTTGGCGGAATTTTCATTTTTTTGGCGAAACGGCACGCTCCAAAAGCGGTGGAACGGGTACCGTTGCAGGCGTACTCGCCAGCCTCACCAAACGCTGGGATGCGTCCCTACTTTTTCGGAATTTTGACAGGAATTTTCACAGTTTTTATGCCAATGCTTTTGGTGAAAACAGCCGTAATATCAACGAAGCTGGGTTGTATTTGGGGGCAAAATACAGCGTTCATAAACGGCTAAAACTAGCGACTTACGTTGACCTCTATCGCTTCCCTTGGTATAAATATTTGGTCGATAAACAACCTACCAAAGGCTGGGATTATCTCGTACAAGGCACCTGGACGCCTTCCAAAAAATGGACGTTGTACGCCGTTTATCGGCAAGAGCAAAAAGAAAGAAATATCGCGTCTGATTTGTCAAAACAAAAATTTGTAACCCAAACCCTGCGCCGCACCCTTGTACTAAATGCCGAATACGCACCCCACCGCAGTTGGTCGTTTCGCAGTCGAATCCAAGGAGGGACGTTTGGCTACCACGGCTTCGAAGCCGACAAAGGATGGTTGGTGTTACAAGAAGTAACGGCCAAATGGGGCAAGTTGGCAGCGACCGCCCGCGTTTCTGCGTACAATACCGATAGCTACGACGCTCGTCAATACGCCGTAGAGCAGGATGTACTATACGCGATTTCGATGCCTGCTTATTATGAGCGTGGCTTTCGGCATTTTTTGTTGCTGCGGTATTCGGCAAATGCGCACACGGATATTTGGCTTCGGGTATCGCGTACAACCATGCCCGAACGCGACGCACTCAGCTCGTACGTGGACGAAATCCAAGGGACAAACCGAACAGATATTAAATGCCAAGTACGCTATCGCTTTTAG
- a CDS encoding transcriptional regulator: MLEHFNKAFESKARLGIMSVLIVNESLSFNALKDLLQLTDGNLATHLRALEEQGYVSVQKQFIGRKPNTTYAATDDGRTAFTQHLNTLEAFIRSGTFQETK, encoded by the coding sequence ATGCTCGAACATTTCAATAAAGCTTTTGAGAGTAAGGCAAGGTTAGGAATCATGTCGGTGTTGATTGTCAATGAGTCGTTGAGTTTCAACGCCCTCAAAGACCTCCTTCAACTGACCGACGGAAACCTCGCTACCCACCTGCGCGCGCTCGAAGAGCAAGGGTATGTGAGTGTTCAAAAACAATTTATTGGACGAAAACCCAACACTACCTACGCCGCGACTGACGATGGCCGTACGGCGTTTACGCAGCACCTCAATACCCTAGAAGCATTTATTCGCTCAGGAACTTTTCAAGAAACGAAATGA
- a CDS encoding phosphoenolpyruvate carboxylase, whose protein sequence is MPNVYQDAVVTKYNIFNSLFLSLPFQDIYRTGTLLPLLVQASEEGFNAGKSPLQIIESFFEEYTENATEDERRDLLFNLIKFIERQVVLFDSVEDAGFDHTHDSNGQGSLTQLLNRVDSDDLRQKLLRKLEDFCVRIVLTAHPTQFYPGKVLGIITDLEESIKDNDFVEVNHLLLQLGKTGFINKNKPTPLDEAMTLCWFLENVFYKAIPMLVQRLLNGLEVPMNEWKHTGLFRLGFWPGGDRDGNPFVTSDVTLEVADRLRQILLKCYWRDIKYLKRRLTFNGVEEFISTAERKTNNAIYYPDQEHYTKAEELLADLSQAREVLVRDHDSLFVELLDETVLKIKLFGFFFASLDIRQVSPKHSLAWQEILTKIEKQVPVFSFSDYESWDEKRKIDFLLSLQVELAESDFKDPITQDIYGSMLAIREIQKRNGIEGAHRYVISNCASALNVVEVLALFKNVWKTDDLHVDIVPLFETVDDLANASEVMKMLYENPYYRAHLAKRGNQQTIMVGFSDGTKDGGYLRANWSIFSAKEQLTKISREYDVKVTFFDGRGGPPGRGGGNNHAFYASLGKDIEDKEIQLTVQGQTISSNYGTVPTAIYNLERLFTAGLENNLFMSKNTKDQLSEADKALMEELADAAYHAYLGLKNHPTFVPYLEKITPLRFYGQTKIGSRPDKRGSGGGLKFEDLRAIPFVGSWAQMKQNVPGFYGFGSGLETLKNEGKMDALKKLYKRSLFVRTLVENSMQSLMKAYYPATKYLQDNPEFATIWNMMFEEYERSIRLMLEFSGEKDLLNQNPVTKESIKIRERIVLPLMTIQQYALQKLQSGELSSADVDVFNKLVIRAMFGIINAARNSA, encoded by the coding sequence ATGCCTAACGTTTATCAAGACGCTGTTGTAACGAAATATAACATTTTCAACAGCCTGTTTCTGAGCTTACCGTTTCAGGACATCTACCGTACGGGTACGCTTCTTCCGTTGCTTGTTCAGGCGAGTGAGGAAGGGTTTAATGCGGGCAAAAGCCCTTTGCAAATCATCGAGTCGTTTTTTGAGGAATATACCGAAAATGCGACCGAAGATGAACGTCGCGACTTGCTATTTAACTTAATCAAGTTCATTGAACGGCAAGTTGTATTGTTTGATTCCGTGGAAGATGCGGGTTTTGACCACACACATGACAGCAATGGGCAAGGGTCGCTTACGCAGCTTCTCAATCGGGTCGATAGCGACGATTTGCGCCAAAAGCTTCTTCGTAAGTTAGAAGACTTTTGTGTACGCATCGTGTTGACAGCCCACCCTACGCAATTTTACCCAGGCAAAGTACTTGGTATCATCACTGATTTGGAAGAATCCATCAAAGACAATGACTTTGTGGAAGTAAACCATCTTCTATTGCAGTTGGGAAAAACGGGCTTTATCAACAAAAACAAGCCTACGCCGCTGGATGAAGCCATGACGTTGTGTTGGTTTTTGGAGAATGTATTTTATAAAGCCATCCCGATGCTTGTGCAACGCCTGCTCAATGGCCTTGAAGTACCGATGAACGAATGGAAACACACGGGTTTGTTCCGCTTGGGCTTTTGGCCTGGAGGCGACCGCGACGGAAACCCGTTTGTCACTTCGGACGTGACATTGGAGGTGGCTGACCGTTTGCGCCAGATATTGCTCAAGTGTTATTGGCGTGATATTAAATACCTCAAACGCCGATTGACCTTTAATGGGGTAGAAGAGTTTATCTCAACGGCAGAGCGTAAGACCAACAACGCGATTTATTATCCTGATCAAGAGCACTACACCAAAGCCGAAGAACTATTGGCGGACTTGAGCCAAGCACGGGAAGTATTGGTACGCGACCACGATTCACTCTTTGTGGAGTTGTTGGATGAAACAGTGTTGAAAATCAAGCTATTTGGTTTCTTTTTTGCTAGTTTGGATATTCGTCAAGTAAGTCCTAAACACTCATTGGCGTGGCAGGAAATTCTTACGAAAATTGAAAAACAAGTTCCTGTTTTCTCATTCTCTGATTATGAAAGTTGGGATGAAAAACGAAAAATAGATTTCTTGTTGTCGTTGCAGGTAGAGTTGGCAGAAAGCGATTTCAAAGACCCGATTACGCAAGATATTTATGGTTCGATGTTGGCCATTCGTGAAATTCAGAAACGAAATGGAATAGAAGGAGCTCACCGCTATGTCATCAGCAACTGTGCGAGTGCGCTTAACGTGGTGGAAGTATTGGCGTTGTTTAAAAATGTTTGGAAAACAGATGATTTGCACGTTGATATTGTCCCGCTTTTTGAAACTGTAGATGACCTTGCAAATGCGTCGGAGGTAATGAAAATGTTGTACGAAAATCCGTATTATCGGGCGCATTTAGCCAAGAGAGGCAACCAACAAACCATCATGGTGGGTTTCTCCGACGGGACCAAAGACGGAGGATATTTGCGGGCAAACTGGTCAATTTTCTCAGCCAAAGAGCAACTCACAAAAATTTCGCGCGAGTACGATGTAAAAGTGACCTTCTTCGACGGTCGTGGAGGGCCTCCAGGTCGTGGGGGAGGAAACAACCACGCGTTTTATGCGTCGTTGGGGAAAGATATTGAAGACAAAGAAATTCAGTTGACGGTTCAGGGACAGACCATTAGCTCCAACTATGGTACAGTGCCAACGGCCATTTATAACTTAGAAAGATTGTTTACGGCAGGGTTGGAAAACAATCTTTTTATGTCCAAAAACACCAAGGATCAACTTTCTGAGGCCGATAAGGCGCTGATGGAAGAGTTGGCCGATGCGGCGTATCATGCGTATTTGGGACTCAAAAATCACCCGACGTTTGTGCCGTATTTGGAGAAAATTACGCCTTTACGTTTTTACGGACAAACCAAAATTGGTAGCCGACCCGACAAGCGTGGAAGCGGTGGTGGACTCAAGTTTGAAGACCTCCGCGCGATTCCGTTTGTGGGTTCTTGGGCCCAGATGAAACAAAATGTACCTGGTTTTTACGGGTTTGGGTCAGGTTTGGAAACGTTGAAAAACGAAGGGAAAATGGATGCTTTGAAGAAGCTCTATAAGCGTTCGTTGTTTGTTCGTACGTTGGTCGAAAACTCAATGCAGTCGCTGATGAAGGCGTATTATCCAGCTACCAAATACCTCCAAGACAATCCAGAGTTTGCAACGATTTGGAACATGATGTTTGAGGAATACGAGCGTAGTATTCGATTGATGTTGGAGTTTTCGGGCGAAAAAGACTTATTAAACCAAAACCCAGTCACCAAAGAGTCCATCAAGATTCGGGAGCGAATTGTCTTGCCGTTGATGACGATTCAACAGTACGCGCTTCAAAAACTACAAAGTGGAGAGCTCTCTTCCGCTGACGTAGATGTGTTCAATAAGCTTGTCATTCGGGCGATGTTTGGTATCATCAACGCCGCGCGCAACTCTGCCTAA
- the mraY gene encoding phospho-N-acetylmuramoyl-pentapeptide-transferase, which produces MLYYLFSYLDKTFNFPGAGVFQYISFRALGATVTSLLIAAVFGRRIIDFLRTKQIGETIRDLGLQGQMEKKGTPTMGGFIILASLLVPVLLFAKLSNVYIVLLLITAVWTGLIGFVDDYLKKFKNNKEGLHGKFKVVGQVGLGLIVGITLSFNQHVKIRIYDKPLISSAIGEVQRYNDLINPTVTTLPFIKNNEFDYSNLLFGLLPDSYSWIIYTIVAIFIITAVSNGSNITDGIDGLAAGTSIIIGLTLGVLAYVSGNAKFSQYLNVMYIPNSGEMVIFVAAFVGACIGFLWYNSYPAQVFMGDTGSLMLGGVIAVISLAIRKELLIPIMCGIFFAESLSVIMQVSYFKYTKKKFGEGRRIFLMSPLHHHFQKKGYHEAKIVARFWIVGIILAIATLVTLKLR; this is translated from the coding sequence ATGCTTTATTACCTATTTTCGTATTTAGACAAGACCTTCAATTTCCCTGGGGCAGGGGTATTTCAATATATTTCGTTTCGGGCGTTGGGAGCTACCGTTACCTCGCTCCTCATCGCGGCCGTTTTTGGGCGACGTATCATTGATTTTTTACGCACCAAACAAATTGGCGAAACCATTCGTGACTTGGGACTTCAAGGCCAAATGGAGAAAAAAGGAACGCCAACCATGGGCGGGTTTATCATCTTGGCTTCCTTGTTAGTTCCCGTGCTCCTTTTTGCCAAACTCTCCAACGTCTATATCGTTTTACTGCTCATCACCGCCGTTTGGACAGGCTTGATTGGATTCGTTGACGATTACCTCAAAAAATTCAAAAACAACAAAGAAGGACTTCACGGAAAGTTTAAAGTCGTAGGCCAAGTAGGGCTCGGATTGATTGTGGGGATTACGTTGTCGTTTAACCAACACGTTAAAATTCGGATTTATGATAAACCCCTGATTAGCTCGGCCATTGGGGAAGTCCAGCGTTATAATGACCTCATTAATCCTACCGTGACAACACTCCCTTTCATCAAAAACAATGAATTTGACTATTCAAACCTTCTTTTTGGGCTTCTTCCCGACAGCTATTCGTGGATTATTTATACCATCGTCGCTATTTTCATCATTACGGCTGTTTCCAATGGCTCCAACATTACCGACGGTATCGACGGTCTTGCGGCGGGCACATCCATTATTATTGGACTTACGCTGGGCGTTTTGGCCTATGTATCGGGGAATGCCAAATTTTCGCAGTATCTCAATGTCATGTACATTCCTAACTCTGGGGAGATGGTAATTTTCGTAGCGGCTTTTGTGGGGGCCTGTATTGGATTTTTATGGTACAATTCCTACCCCGCCCAAGTGTTTATGGGCGATACGGGCAGCTTGATGCTCGGGGGCGTCATCGCCGTTATTTCGTTGGCGATTCGGAAAGAGTTGCTGATTCCTATTATGTGCGGAATTTTCTTTGCCGAAAGCCTCTCCGTCATCATGCAAGTGAGTTATTTTAAATATACTAAGAAAAAATTCGGCGAAGGGCGTCGCATTTTCTTGATGTCGCCGCTTCACCACCATTTTCAGAAAAAGGGATACCACGAAGCCAAAATCGTGGCGCGTTTCTGGATTGTGGGCATTATTTTGGCCATTGCCACCTTGGTTACGTTGAAACTCCGCTAA
- a CDS encoding family 43 glycosylhydrolase, translated as MKILPKRRTFTAYLAEGIAFCFLLFFAFCPTFAQTRTYCNPINLDYGFTPIPNFSEAGRHRATADPVIVNFKGTYFLFSTNQWGYWWSKDLSKWNFISRKFLLPHNKVYDELCAPAVWAMDDTLYVIGSTHTKEFAIWKSTNPTVDDWKIAVSAFEGAAWDPAFLYDDDKRLYLYYGSSNFYPLYGWEINPKTLQPIGERKELVRLHDDQHGWERFGDYNDNIFLKPFIEGAWVDKHNGKYYFQYGAPGTEFNGYADGVYVSDNPLGPFTYQKHNPFCYKPGGFIRGAGHGGSFKDNFNNWWHITTGVVAVKNNFERRLVLFPTGFDNDGIMYSNTTFGDYPHTLPTGKADHLKSRFTGWMLLNYNKPVQVSSSLSGFTPNFAVDEDIKTYWSATSANAGEWLQSDLGEVSTVNAIQINYADQDVDSMYLGKFTNIYHQYRLWHSLDGKKWQLLVDKSKNKTDVPHDYIELSKPVETRFIKLENLHMATGKFAISGLRVFGKGKGKVPNAVKGFVVLRQEDDKRNAWLKWYPESGAQGYNIHYGIAPDKLYTSVMVYNKNEYYLKALDKNTTYYLSIEPFNENGIGQRTVVMKVE; from the coding sequence ATGAAAATACTACCAAAACGTCGTACGTTTACTGCGTACCTCGCAGAAGGTATTGCCTTTTGCTTCTTGCTCTTTTTTGCATTTTGCCCAACTTTTGCCCAAACGCGAACGTACTGCAACCCGATTAATCTGGATTATGGCTTTACTCCCATTCCCAATTTTTCGGAAGCAGGGCGGCATCGTGCCACCGCCGACCCCGTCATTGTCAATTTCAAAGGCACCTATTTTCTTTTTTCTACCAATCAATGGGGCTATTGGTGGAGCAAAGATTTGTCAAAATGGAACTTTATAAGTCGTAAGTTTCTCCTTCCGCACAACAAAGTCTATGACGAATTATGCGCCCCCGCCGTTTGGGCCATGGACGATACGCTCTACGTTATTGGTTCTACGCATACCAAAGAGTTTGCAATTTGGAAAAGTACCAACCCCACGGTTGATGACTGGAAAATTGCCGTTTCGGCTTTTGAAGGGGCAGCTTGGGACCCCGCCTTTTTGTACGACGACGACAAACGCCTTTACCTTTACTACGGTTCTAGCAATTTTTATCCATTGTACGGCTGGGAAATCAACCCAAAAACACTCCAACCCATTGGCGAACGTAAAGAACTCGTCCGCCTCCACGACGACCAACATGGCTGGGAACGTTTTGGCGATTATAACGACAATATTTTCCTCAAACCGTTTATCGAAGGGGCTTGGGTGGACAAACACAACGGGAAATACTACTTCCAATACGGAGCACCTGGAACGGAGTTTAACGGATACGCCGACGGGGTTTATGTATCGGACAACCCATTGGGGCCATTTACCTACCAAAAACACAACCCATTTTGTTATAAACCAGGAGGCTTCATACGAGGAGCAGGCCACGGCGGAAGTTTCAAAGATAATTTTAACAATTGGTGGCACATTACTACGGGTGTTGTGGCCGTCAAAAACAATTTTGAACGTCGTTTGGTCCTTTTTCCTACGGGTTTTGACAACGACGGCATTATGTATTCCAACACCACGTTTGGCGACTACCCTCATACGTTACCCACTGGCAAAGCTGACCACCTTAAAAGTCGTTTTACGGGCTGGATGTTGTTAAATTACAACAAACCCGTGCAAGTTTCGTCGTCGTTGAGTGGTTTTACGCCCAACTTCGCCGTGGACGAGGACATCAAAACCTACTGGAGTGCTACTTCGGCCAACGCAGGCGAATGGCTACAGAGCGACTTGGGCGAAGTATCGACCGTCAATGCCATTCAAATCAACTATGCCGACCAAGACGTGGACTCGATGTATTTGGGAAAATTTACCAATATCTATCACCAATACCGTCTATGGCATTCGCTAGATGGCAAAAAATGGCAGTTGCTGGTGGACAAAAGTAAAAACAAGACCGATGTCCCCCACGATTACATTGAGCTGAGCAAGCCCGTTGAAACGCGTTTTATTAAGTTAGAAAACCTCCACATGGCCACGGGCAAGTTTGCCATCAGTGGTCTGCGGGTATTTGGAAAAGGAAAGGGGAAAGTACCTAACGCTGTTAAAGGCTTTGTAGTACTCCGACAAGAAGACGACAAACGGAATGCGTGGCTCAAATGGTACCCCGAAAGCGGCGCACAGGGCTATAATATCCATTACGGTATCGCGCCCGACAAGCTATATACCAGCGTGATGGTCTATAACAAAAACGAGTACTACCTCAAAGCACTTGATAAAAATACGACCTATTACCTTTCGATTGAGCCTTTCAACGAAAACGGCATTGGGCAACGCACGGTAGTGATGAAAGTGGAGTAA
- a CDS encoding diacylglycerol kinase family protein produces the protein MVDIRKMIRSFSYAFEGVVALFRYENNARFHLIAAFGVVLLGIVLGLERFEWALVAIVIGAVWAAEAFNTAIEKLCDLVSPDYHPQIKAAKDLAAAGVMITSVVAVVVGAIVFGGKLWCWFLNM, from the coding sequence ATGGTTGATATTCGCAAAATGATTCGTAGTTTTAGCTACGCCTTTGAAGGGGTGGTAGCATTGTTTCGCTACGAAAACAATGCCCGTTTTCACCTTATTGCGGCTTTTGGAGTAGTTTTGTTAGGAATTGTGCTTGGGTTAGAGCGTTTTGAGTGGGCGCTGGTGGCGATAGTGATAGGAGCAGTTTGGGCAGCAGAAGCATTTAATACGGCCATTGAAAAATTGTGCGATTTGGTGTCGCCCGATTACCATCCACAAATCAAAGCGGCCAAAGATTTGGCGGCAGCAGGAGTAATGATAACATCAGTAGTAGCTGTAGTGGTGGGAGCAATTGTGTTTGGCGGTAAGCTGTGGTGTTGGTTCTTGAATATGTAA
- a CDS encoding porin family protein: MNKLSTLLLCAALFVTGFSQTTLAQTQPTPSMQEQYDKLHGIKPKTPTTDKSKAKTKTTTQKPEKTTAPSKPPKQAKTVEPAKPKPTKPVPAPAMASEGGFGVKVGLRGGANYSSITSDAIKASGLTVDPLLGYHGGLVVELGGKTFSVQPEILYSQTAYKISASQSGSLLTGESRVNSVTVPLLFKVSLGNGLTKFFINAGGFGSYALSAKTKTTFSGITTTTDLKFDSGDQRLEYGAVGGAGVALGLGRAQLLIEGRYYYGLGSDGDVPAASKRFTRNIQGSIGLLIPLGGN; encoded by the coding sequence ATGAATAAGCTCTCGACACTGCTGCTGTGTGCCGCCCTTTTTGTTACTGGATTTTCACAAACTACCCTTGCTCAAACGCAGCCTACTCCAAGTATGCAAGAGCAATATGACAAACTCCACGGAATCAAGCCTAAAACGCCGACCACTGATAAATCAAAAGCAAAAACGAAAACTACTACCCAAAAACCTGAGAAAACCACCGCCCCCTCTAAACCTCCCAAGCAGGCCAAAACGGTTGAACCAGCCAAACCCAAACCTACTAAGCCTGTTCCTGCACCCGCGATGGCAAGCGAAGGTGGATTTGGGGTAAAAGTAGGTCTGAGAGGCGGAGCCAATTACAGTTCTATCACTTCAGATGCCATCAAAGCCAGCGGACTCACCGTTGATCCTCTATTGGGCTACCACGGTGGGTTGGTGGTAGAACTCGGTGGAAAAACATTTTCAGTTCAACCAGAAATCTTGTATTCTCAAACAGCCTATAAAATCAGCGCTTCCCAGTCAGGAAGTTTACTTACAGGCGAAAGTCGTGTCAACAGTGTGACCGTCCCACTTTTGTTCAAAGTATCGCTTGGCAATGGTCTAACGAAGTTTTTTATCAATGCAGGAGGTTTTGGAAGCTATGCCCTCAGTGCCAAGACAAAAACTACCTTTAGTGGCATTACGACTACCACTGACTTGAAATTTGATTCAGGTGATCAACGTCTCGAATACGGGGCTGTAGGAGGTGCAGGGGTAGCGTTGGGACTTGGAAGGGCACAATTGCTCATTGAAGGACGCTACTATTATGGTCTTGGCAGCGACGGTGATGTCCCTGCTGCAAGTAAAAGGTTTACGCGAAACATCCAAGGGTCAATAGGTCTGTTGATTCCGCTTGGGGGGAATTAA